One segment of Manihot esculenta cultivar AM560-2 chromosome 4, M.esculenta_v8, whole genome shotgun sequence DNA contains the following:
- the LOC110613359 gene encoding receptor-like protein kinase translates to MELVLILFLLQHVWILVVSALNSDGLTLLSLMRHWTSVPPSINLGWNASDSNPCSWAGIGCTNKTNNVISLNLSGYAVSGQLGSEIARLAHLQTLNLGNNNFSGVIPSELSNCTLLEKLDLSENHFTREIPHSLKNLQNLKVLSLYSNWLSGEIPDWLFQFPHLETIYLDLNRFTGSIPSNIGNGTNVSKLWLNKNLLSGTIPDSIGNCSKLEQLDLSENKLVGFLPQSLNFLENLVSLDVNSNSLEGNILLGLGNWKNLESLVLSYNSFSGGLPPDLSNCSRLETLAIVDSNLTGHIPSSYGLLDKLLYLYLSENRLSGRIPPELGNCKSLKELMLYKNQLEGEIPSELGMLSELESLELFENHLTGEVPISIWKIQSLRNVTLYDNNLSGELPLELTHLKHLEFLFLFKNNFSGVIPQSLGVNSSLEKLDLMYNQFTGPIPPNLCFGRRLTVLNLGNNQLQGSIPSDVGKCRTLQRMKLEHNNLSGVLPEFLHNPDLEHLNIAWNNISGKIPSSLGNCTNLNFIDLSMNKVGGFIPPELGNLVNLRELFLAHNHLQGCLPPRLSTWKKLDKFNVGFNSLNCALPSSLGNMTSLSTLILEENQFTGGIPPFLSELKRLSLLRMGGNLLGGEIPSWIGTLKNLQYGLDLRSNGLIGQIPGSLGDLRMLVTLDISSNNLTGNLEVLNRMEALTEINISYNGFTGPIPEKLMKLLNDSSSSFLSNPGLCINCPPSDGLNCVRNSGFRACARSFNSHKSLSKTEIIMIALGSSLGVLLLLGLACVYLLCRMRKQHEVGRKSMEDEDPLFMQIMEATENLNDKYIVGKGAHGEVFKAALGPTNVYAVKKLKFSDHRDGSHSMVREIQIIENIRHRNLVKVEDFWFKKDYGLILYRYMENGNLHDVLYATDPPRNLEWSVRYKIAVGTAHGLAYLHYDCDPPVLHRDIKPQNILLDCEMEPRISDFGIAKLLDRSSASGTSMSISGTLGYIAPENAYMTARGMESDVYSYGVVLLELITRRKPSDSSFMEEIDFVGWVRSTWSKTQDINAVVDSSLMEDTLDSNIAEQISGVLLIALRCTEKEPSSRPTMRDVVKQLLDVNPPQRSKCNKV, encoded by the exons ATGGAGCTTGTTTTGATTCTCTTTTTGCTGCAACATGTGTGGATACTTGTCGTTTCTGCTTTGAACTCAGATGGGTTAACTTTGTTGTCACTCATGAGGCACTGGACATCTGTGCCTCCTTCCATAAACTTGGGATGGAATGCTTCTGATTCTAACCCTTGTTCATGGGCAGGCATAGGATGTACTAACAAAACCAACAATGTCATATCTTTAAATCTTTCTGGTTATGCTGTTTCTGGTCAATTGGGGTCAGAGATTGCTCGTTTGGCCCATTTGCAGACCCTTAATTTGGGCAATAACAACTTCTCAGGTGTGATTCCATCAGAACTGAGCAACTGTACTTTACTGGAAAAATTAGATCTTTCTGAAAATCATTTTACTAGAGAAATTCCACATAGCTTAAAAAATCTTCAGAATTTGAAGGTGTTGAGTCTTTACAGCAATTGGCTGAGCGGAGAAATCCCTGACTGGTTGTTTCAATTTCCACATTTAGAGACAATATACTTGGACCTTAACAGGTTCACTGGTTCAATTCCTAGCAACATTGGGAACGGTACTAATGTTTCTAAGCTGTGGCTAAATAAAAATCTGTTATCAGGTACAATACCTGATTCTATAGGAAACTGTAGTAAATTGGAACAACTTGATTTGAGTGAGAACAAATTGGTGGGTTTTTTGCCTCAGTCTCTAAATTTTCTTGAGAACCTCGTCAGCTTGGATGTTAACAGTAACAGTCTTGAAGGTAATATTCTTCTGGGTTTGGGCAATTGGAAGAATTTAGAATCGCTTGTTTTGTCATACAATAGCTTTAGTGGGGGTCTTCCACCGGATCTGAGCAACTGTAGTCGCTTAGAAACTTTGGCCATTGTGGATAGCAACTTAACAGGCCATATCCCTTCTTCCTATGGCTTGTTAGATAAGCTTTTATATCTTTACCTTTCTGAAAATCGTTTGTCTGGGAGAATTCCACCTGAACTTGGGAACTGCAAGTCGTTGAAAGAATTAATGTTATACAaaaaccaacttgagggggaaaTTCCAAGTGAATTGGGAATGCTGAGTGAACTGGAGAGCCTTGAATTGTTTGAGAATCACTTGACTGGTGAGGTTCCAATTAGCATCTGGAAAATTCAAAGTCTTCGAAATGTTACTTTGTATGACAACAATCTTTCAGGTGAATTACCTCTTGAGTTGACGCATCTCAAGCATCTGGAATTTCTGTTCCTGTTTAAGAACAATTTCTCTGGAGTCATACCTCAAAGTTTAGGAGTTAACAGCAGCTTAGAGAAGCTGGATTTGATGTATAATCAGTTCACTGGTCCAATTCCACCAAATCTCTGCTTTGGACGGCGTTTGACAGTCCTGAATTTAGGTAATAACCAACTTCAGGGTAGCATACCGTCTGATGTGGGAAAATGTCGAACTCTCCAGAGAATGAAACTTGAACACAATAATCTTTCAGGGGTTCTGCCAGAATTTCTGCACAATCCTGACCTTGAACATTTAAACATCGCCTGGAACAACATTAGTGGGAAAATTCCTTCAAGCCTGGGGAACTGCACCAATCTCAATTTCATTGACTTGTCCATGAATAAGGTTGGAGGTTTTATACCTCCAGAGCTTGGTAACCTTGTAAATCTTAGAGAACTGTTCCTAGCACACAATCATTTGCAAGGTTGTTTGCCTCCTCGGCTATCAACCTGGAAGAAATTAGACAAATTTAATGTTGGGTTCAATTCATTGAACTGTGCACTTCCATCAAGCTTGGGGAACATGACCAGTTTATCCACATTAATTTTAGAAGAAAATCAGTTTACTGGGGGCATTCCACCATTTTTGTCAGAACTTAAAAGGCTTAGTCTTTTGAGAATGGGTGGAAACTTGCTAGGAGGAGAGATTCCCTCTTGGATTGGAACTCTGAAGAATCTCCAATATGGTTTAGATCTCAGAAGTAATGGATTAATTGGTCAAATTCCTGGGAGTCTAGGGGATTTGAGAATGCTGGTAACTCTCGATATCTCCAGCAACAATCTTACAGGAAATTTGGAAGTTCTTAATAGAATGGAGGCATTAACAGAGATTAATATTTCATACAACGGCTTCACAGGTCCAATACCAGAAAAACTGATGAAACTTTTGAATGATTCTTCATCATCATTCCTGAGCAATCCTGGCCTTTGCATCAATTGTCCTCCGTCTGATGGCTTGAATTGTGTTAGAAACAGCGGTTTCAGAGCTTGTGCCCGTAGTTTCAACAGTCATAAAAGCCTCAGCAAAACTGAAATCATAATGATTGCCCTTGGATCATCATTAGGTGTCCTTCTGCTTCTGGGATTAGCTTGTGTGTATCTACTTTGCAGAATGAGAAAGCAGCATGAAGTAGGAAGGAAGTCCATGGAAGATGAAGACCCCCTATTCATGCAAATAATGGAGGCTACTGAGAATCTAAATGACAAGTATATTGTTGGGAAGGGAGCTCATGGAGAAGTTTTTAAGGCTGCTTTAGGTCCAACAAATGTTTATGCAGTTAAGAAGCTTAAATTTTCAGACCACAGAGATGGAAGTCACAGCATGGTCagagaaattcaaataattgaGAACATAAGACATCGGAATCTGGTAAAAGTTGAAGACTTTTGGTTTAAAAAAGATTATGGATTGATCTTATACAGATACATGGAAAATGGGAATCTTCATGATGTTCTCTATGCAACTGATCCACCACGAAATCTTGAATGGAGTGTTCGCTATAAGATAGCAGTTGGAACAGCTCATGGATTGGCATATCTGCACTATGATTGTGATCCCCCCGTGCTGCACAGAGACATCAAACCACAGAACATACTCTTGGACTGCGAGATGGAGCCTCGCATCTCTGACTTTGGCATTGCCAAGCTTCTTGATCGCTCATCTGCTTCAGGAACATCCATGTCAATATCTGGCACACTTGGATACATTGCACCAG AAAATGCATATATGACAGCAAGGGGCATGGAATCTGATGTGTATAGTTATGGGGTGGTTTTGCTTGAATTAATAACCAGAAGGAAGCCATCAGATTCATCATTCATGGAGGAGATAGACTTTGTTGGATGGGTTAGGTCCACTTGGAGTAAGACACAAGATATCAATGCAGTTGTTGATTCAAGCCTGATGGAGGATACTTTGGATTCAAATATTGCAGAGCAGATAAGTGGTGTGCTTTTAATTGCATTGAGATGTACTGAGAAGGAACCAAGCAGCAGACCCACAATGAGAGATGTTGTCAAGCAACTGCTAGATGTGAATCCTCCTCAGAGGAGCAAATGCAACAAGGTTTAG